CGGAGCTGATCGCGGAACTGGCGCACAAGTTGGGCCTTGTGAGCCGACAGGTCCTGGACCGCCTGTCGCTTCACCTGCTCAAGACTTTCCGCCGCGGCCTGCTCGAACGTCGCCAGCGTGACCCCGTCCTGCGGCGGCTCGTCCGCGAGCGACATCTTCTTCTCGGTGATCTGCTGGCTGTAAGACCGGGCGATTTCGGCAAGCTGTTGGTTCAGGGCGGATTCGCGGCGCGAGATCGCGTCGACCATTTGTCGGTCGCTCCCCAACCGCGCGGCGATGAGATCGAGGTCGATCACGGCCACCCCGCCGAGGCGTGCGGTCGGCTCGTCGCCGCCGAGGCGTCCGCAGCCGGTCGCTAGCACGGTCAGGACGGCTGCGGCTGCCACGATGGATTGATGACGCATCGCAAAACTCCTTTCACGGCGGACCTGCGGGCCCGGCGTCGGCGCTTCAGCCAGCGCTTTTGTCGCAGTTGGGGAACAAGGCGGACGGGAGACTAGGAAATCGCTTCATTCGTCGCGAGAGCGCTTTTTCGGCGCCAGCGTCAAAGTTTGCCAAATCGGCGCCTTCTGACCTGTTGCACTCATGTTTCGACCAGGGTGCGCGCCGATACACACGTCCAGAAGCTGCATTGACTTTGCGGGTCGTAGCGATCGTATGAGCGCACAGCGCGGCTAGTCGCCTCGCCCATGGGATAAGGATTTGACCATGCTTTCCGGGTTTCACCGCACATCGTTGGCTTTGACGTTGTTCGGCGCTCTGTCGTCGTGGGCGGCCCTGAGCACCCCGACGGCCCGTTCCCAAGCCCTGCTTGAAGGGATGCCGTCAATCGTCCAGGGGGGCGGGACGTTCAACGTCGGCACGGCGCCGATCCGCGTATGGCACACGACCCGCGGCTACGGCGAGGAAACGGCGGAAACCGCCCTGGGCACCCACTGGGCGGCCGAGACCGGATTCGGGTTGGCGTTCATCGACGGCCAACTCCGCGCCGGCAACTCCGACAGCGACGTCAGCGCCAACGCGGGCCTCGGCTTCCGGTTCTTTGACGACGGGGAGTTCGGCTTTCCCAACATCTTCGGCGCCAGCATTTGGTACGACGGCGAAGACACGCGGCTGAAC
The window above is part of the Pirellulales bacterium genome. Proteins encoded here:
- a CDS encoding OmpH family outer membrane protein, coding for MRHQSIVAAAAVLTVLATGCGRLGGDEPTARLGGVAVIDLDLIAARLGSDRQMVDAISRRESALNQQLAEIARSYSQQITEKKMSLADEPPQDGVTLATFEQAAAESLEQVKRQAVQDLSAHKAQLVRQFRDQLRPAARQVARERGLSIIVTKNDAVVYDFAGGVDITEGVIAALQAGTPSTTPKTASTAQAQ